In a single window of the Phaeobacter sp. G2 genome:
- the fdhF gene encoding formate dehydrogenase subunit alpha has protein sequence MSDKITFTLDGEQVTAEAGLTIWEVANGRGLKIPHLCHKPQPGYRPDGNCRACMVEIEGERTLAASCIREPSPGMVVTTNNARAEGARKMVMELLVADQPKQEEAHDKSSHLWDMAALNGVSESRFPKLEEGRIPLLDDSHVAMSVNLDACISCGLCVRACREVQVNDVIGMAGRGHDAYPTFDIADPMGGSSCVACGECVQACPTGALMPAAVLDDQGVGDLQDFDSETESVCPFCGVGCKVSLKVKDGKVKHVEGINGPANEGRLCVKGRFGFDYIHHPHRLTKPLIRRDDAPAKGLNVDPGDLATHFREASWEEAMELAGTRLKALRDEDPKSVAGFGSAKCTNEEAYLFQKFIRQGFKHNNVDHCTRLCHASSVTALIENVGSGAVTATFNEIENADVAIIIGSNPIENHPVAATYFKQFTKRGGKLIVMDPRGVGMRRHAAEMLQFRPGADVSMLNAIMHVIVEEELYDADYIKLRTENWEAEKAHLKDFTPEKMSEICGIEPEQLRRTARLFAKANAGMIFWGMGVSQHIHGTDNSRCLISLALMTGNVGKPGAGLHPLRGQNNVQGASDAGLIPMFLPDYQSVMDDGIRKSFTDVWGGGDFSNEKGLTVTEIVDQAYAGNIKGMYIQGENPAMSDPDADHAREAFAKLDLMIVQDIFLTETANFADIILPASALYEKNGTVSNTNRQVQRVRPAVAPPGEAREDWKVTVELAQRIGLPWDYADVSEVFAEMKLNMKSLDNITWERLETETITYPSLHATDPGQAIVFGDGFPRVDGRARFTPASVIAPDEAPDADYPMIMTTGRQLEHWHTGSMTRRSLVLDAVEPEANCSLHPKTLRALGVEPGDMVRLSTRRGSIEIMARADRAIAEDMVFVPFAYVEAAANILTNPALDPYGKIPEFKFAAVKIEKAEGQIAAQ, from the coding sequence ATGAGCGATAAAATCACATTCACCCTCGATGGCGAGCAGGTCACAGCCGAAGCAGGCCTGACCATCTGGGAAGTCGCCAATGGCCGGGGTTTGAAAATTCCGCATCTGTGCCACAAGCCACAGCCGGGCTATCGCCCCGATGGCAACTGCCGCGCCTGCATGGTCGAGATCGAGGGCGAGCGCACATTGGCGGCGTCCTGCATTCGCGAACCCAGCCCAGGCATGGTGGTCACCACCAATAACGCCCGCGCGGAAGGCGCCCGTAAAATGGTGATGGAGCTGCTTGTCGCGGACCAGCCCAAGCAGGAAGAGGCGCATGATAAGTCCTCGCACCTATGGGATATGGCGGCGCTGAACGGGGTTTCCGAGTCGCGTTTCCCCAAACTGGAAGAAGGCCGCATTCCCTTGCTTGACGACAGCCATGTGGCGATGAGCGTCAACCTGGATGCCTGTATCTCCTGCGGGCTTTGTGTGCGCGCCTGTCGCGAAGTTCAGGTAAATGACGTCATCGGCATGGCCGGCCGGGGTCACGACGCCTATCCAACCTTTGACATTGCGGATCCCATGGGCGGCTCGTCCTGCGTGGCCTGCGGTGAATGTGTGCAGGCTTGCCCCACCGGGGCCTTGATGCCCGCCGCCGTGCTGGATGATCAGGGCGTTGGCGATCTGCAGGACTTTGATTCTGAAACCGAAAGCGTCTGTCCCTTCTGTGGGGTGGGCTGCAAGGTCAGCCTCAAGGTCAAGGATGGCAAGGTCAAACATGTGGAGGGCATCAACGGCCCCGCCAATGAAGGCCGCCTTTGTGTCAAAGGCCGCTTTGGCTTTGACTATATCCACCATCCGCACCGCCTGACCAAACCGCTGATCCGCCGCGATGATGCCCCTGCCAAGGGGCTGAACGTCGACCCCGGTGATCTGGCAACCCATTTCCGCGAAGCCAGCTGGGAAGAAGCCATGGAGCTGGCAGGCACCCGCCTGAAAGCCCTGCGCGACGAAGACCCCAAATCGGTTGCGGGGTTTGGCTCGGCCAAATGCACCAACGAAGAGGCCTATCTCTTCCAGAAGTTCATCCGCCAGGGGTTCAAGCACAACAACGTCGATCACTGTACCCGGCTCTGCCATGCCTCATCGGTGACGGCGCTGATCGAAAACGTCGGCTCAGGCGCGGTGACCGCGACCTTCAACGAGATCGAAAACGCTGATGTGGCGATCATCATCGGCTCCAACCCGATCGAAAACCATCCCGTCGCGGCGACCTACTTCAAACAGTTCACCAAACGCGGCGGCAAGCTGATTGTGATGGATCCGCGCGGCGTCGGCATGCGCCGCCACGCAGCTGAGATGCTGCAATTCCGCCCCGGCGCGGATGTGTCGATGTTGAACGCGATCATGCATGTCATCGTCGAAGAAGAGCTCTACGACGCCGACTACATCAAGCTGCGCACCGAAAACTGGGAGGCCGAGAAGGCCCATCTAAAAGACTTCACCCCGGAAAAAATGTCCGAAATCTGCGGCATCGAACCAGAGCAGCTGCGCCGCACCGCGCGTCTCTTTGCCAAGGCGAATGCGGGGATGATTTTCTGGGGCATGGGGGTTTCCCAGCATATCCACGGAACCGACAATTCACGCTGCCTGATCAGTCTGGCACTGATGACCGGCAACGTCGGTAAACCGGGCGCTGGTCTGCACCCTCTGCGCGGACAAAACAACGTGCAGGGTGCCTCTGATGCCGGCCTCATTCCGATGTTCCTGCCGGATTATCAGTCGGTTATGGATGACGGCATCCGCAAAAGCTTTACCGATGTCTGGGGCGGCGGGGATTTCTCCAATGAGAAAGGCCTCACCGTGACCGAAATCGTGGACCAGGCCTATGCGGGCAACATCAAGGGTATGTATATCCAGGGTGAAAACCCGGCCATGTCCGACCCTGATGCCGATCACGCCCGCGAAGCCTTTGCCAAGCTGGACCTGATGATCGTGCAGGATATCTTCCTGACGGAAACGGCAAACTTTGCCGATATCATCCTGCCCGCCTCGGCGCTCTATGAAAAGAACGGCACGGTTTCCAACACCAACCGCCAGGTGCAGCGGGTCCGTCCCGCTGTGGCGCCTCCGGGTGAGGCACGCGAGGATTGGAAAGTCACCGTCGAGCTGGCGCAGCGTATTGGCCTGCCCTGGGACTACGCCGATGTCTCAGAAGTCTTTGCCGAGATGAAGCTGAACATGAAGTCGCTGGACAATATCACCTGGGAGCGCCTGGAAACCGAGACCATCACCTATCCGTCGCTGCATGCAACCGATCCCGGTCAGGCGATTGTCTTTGGCGATGGTTTTCCCCGGGTTGACGGGCGCGCGCGCTTCACGCCCGCCAGTGTGATTGCACCGGATGAGGCCCCGGATGCGGACTATCCGATGATCATGACCACCGGGCGGCAGCTGGAACATTGGCACACCGGGTCGATGACCCGGCGCTCGCTGGTGCTGGACGCGGTTGAGCCCGAGGCCAACTGTTCATTGCATCCCAAAACCCTGCGCGCTCTGGGGGTGGAGCCTGGGGATATGGTCCGTCTGTCCACCCGTCGCGGCTCGATTGAGATCATGGCCCGTGCAGACCGCGCCATCGCCGAGGATATGGTGTTTGTGCCTTTCGCCTATGTCGAAGCCGCCGCCAATATCCTGACCAACCCGGCGCTGGACCCCTACGGCAAAATCCCTGAGTTCAAATTTGCGGCGGTGAAAATCGAAAAAGCCGAAGGCCAGATCGCAGCACAATAG
- a CDS encoding DUF1330 domain-containing protein — protein sequence MAYVYVNLVLEDPEIMAAYREKAGAALQKHGAKPLVSTPNQTVIEGSRDTTGIGVILQFPDVAAAKAWINDPELQETHALRRAAGQSAITLLA from the coding sequence ATGGCATATGTATATGTAAACCTGGTGCTGGAAGATCCCGAGATCATGGCAGCTTACCGCGAGAAAGCTGGCGCGGCTTTGCAAAAGCACGGGGCCAAACCACTGGTTTCCACCCCCAACCAGACTGTTATCGAGGGCAGCCGCGACACAACCGGCATTGGGGTGATTTTGCAATTCCCCGACGTTGCCGCCGCCAAGGCCTGGATCAATGATCCTGAGTTACAGGAAACCCATGCCCTGCGCCGCGCCGCCGGTCAGTCAGCCATCACCCTGTTGGCTTAA
- a CDS encoding LysR family transcriptional regulator: protein MHLRVIHAKTHGMQINWDDMRTILALVRAGTLAGAAEALSVSYTTVARRVQRAEDMLGRPLFERRPEGYLASPEAEDLARAAARMEQQEQAALRQLSGRDQGLTGPLTLTAPQLLIQTHLAPFLAEFCRQNPRIALTVRATNDVLDLTRREADLALRISKSPGDSLVGVRLADQKTTCFARPETIAQAKSDPQALLDWVIYSEQEAPPKAALALYPNYRIRARFDDMTALIAAAKAGMGVVRMPVYLGRSDPELQPLPGLEPQDYAPIWVLSHQDLLQSAKVRSLKAALKRFFRTRQADFTQL, encoded by the coding sequence ATGCATTTGCGTGTTATCCATGCAAAAACGCATGGTATGCAAATCAACTGGGATGACATGCGCACGATCCTGGCGCTGGTACGGGCCGGAACACTGGCCGGGGCCGCCGAGGCGCTGTCGGTTAGCTACACCACGGTGGCGCGCCGGGTGCAGCGCGCCGAAGATATGCTGGGCCGCCCCCTGTTTGAGCGCCGCCCCGAAGGCTATTTGGCCAGTCCCGAAGCCGAAGACCTGGCCAGAGCCGCCGCTCGGATGGAACAGCAGGAACAGGCAGCACTGCGTCAGTTGTCAGGGCGGGACCAGGGGCTGACTGGCCCCCTGACGCTCACCGCGCCGCAATTGCTGATCCAGACCCATCTGGCGCCTTTTCTGGCAGAGTTCTGCCGACAGAACCCCAGGATCGCGCTGACAGTGCGCGCCACCAATGATGTGCTGGATCTGACCCGGCGCGAGGCGGACCTGGCGCTCCGTATCAGCAAATCCCCTGGGGATAGTCTGGTGGGGGTGCGTCTGGCGGACCAGAAAACCACCTGTTTTGCCCGGCCTGAAACCATCGCGCAGGCCAAATCGGACCCGCAAGCCCTGCTGGATTGGGTGATTTACAGTGAGCAGGAGGCCCCACCCAAGGCGGCGCTGGCGCTCTATCCGAACTATCGCATCCGGGCGCGGTTTGACGACATGACCGCGCTAATCGCAGCGGCCAAGGCCGGTATGGGGGTGGTACGCATGCCAGTGTATCTGGGGCGGAGCGATCCAGAGCTGCAGCCGCTGCCGGGGCTGGAGCCGCAGGACTATGCCCCGATCTGGGTGCTCAGCCATCAGGATCTGCTGCAATCTGCCAAGGTGCGGAGCTTGAAGGCGGCTTTGAAGCGGTTCTTTCGGACCCGCCAGGCTGATTTTACTCAGCTGTAG
- a CDS encoding TetR/AcrR family transcriptional regulator → MNIQNPSRPPTSEEAWLTAAYDELTNNGVEAVKIMALAKRLGVSRTSFYWHFKDREALLEAMIQHWEDKNTGNLVARTEAYAANVSEAIFNLFDCWLDADLFDAALDLAIRNWARNDAALQLRLDQADARREAAMTAMLQRFGYSLDTALVRARTMIYTQIGYISMQIQQPEERRMARMPDYIEVFTGQRPAQVDIDRFMARHQSTETPPTAE, encoded by the coding sequence ATGAATATTCAGAACCCTTCCCGCCCGCCGACCTCGGAAGAGGCCTGGCTGACAGCCGCGTATGACGAGCTGACCAACAATGGCGTGGAGGCGGTGAAAATCATGGCGCTTGCCAAACGGCTTGGGGTCTCGCGCACCAGCTTTTACTGGCACTTCAAAGACCGCGAAGCACTGCTGGAAGCGATGATTCAACACTGGGAAGACAAGAACACCGGCAATCTGGTGGCCCGCACCGAGGCCTATGCGGCCAATGTCTCGGAGGCGATTTTTAACCTCTTTGACTGCTGGCTGGATGCAGACCTGTTTGATGCCGCTCTGGATCTGGCGATCCGCAACTGGGCGCGCAATGACGCGGCGCTGCAACTGCGGCTGGATCAGGCGGATGCCCGCCGTGAGGCGGCAATGACGGCGATGCTGCAGCGGTTTGGCTATAGTTTAGACACCGCTCTGGTGCGGGCGCGGACCATGATCTACACCCAGATCGGCTATATCTCGATGCAAATCCAACAGCCCGAAGAACGACGCATGGCGCGGATGCCCGACTATATCGAGGTCTTCACCGGCCAGCGCCCGGCGCAGGTGGATATTGATCGCTTTATGGCGCGCCACCAAAGCACAGAAACGCCGCCTACAGCTGAGTAA
- a CDS encoding trimethylamine methyltransferase family protein: MSDAQVKTRGRRSRRGEGRSAEPGQNAYLKRPFISRNIPTYDILSEESLEQIEATAERIMAEIGIEFRDDPEVVELFRAAGAQVTDLTAESWNLKFAPGMIRQILSTAPARFTQVARNPANTVEIGGDAMVFAPSYGSPFVMDLDKGRRYGTIADFENFVKLAQMSPNLHHSGGTICEPTDVAVNKRHLDMVYAHMRYSDRAFLGSITAPERAEDSIEMCRILFGADFVDQNCVIMGNFNTTSPMVMDGVTTRGIRIYAAAGQGSIHLPFLLGGAVSPLTTAGAVAQCLAESMVSCAITQLVRPGSPAVLGSFISSMSLRTGSPTFGTPEPALGSLAMGQLARRLQLPLRCAGNFSTSKLPDGQAMQQAMMSMMSAVQCGANFILHSAGFLDGLLSMSYEKFILDADLCGALHAYLKGFEVNEDTLGFEALAEGGPGQHLFATQHTLRHYQSAYWDSAMDDQQPWETWDEQGGVDAATRANSRWKAQLASYQAPDLDPGTDEALREFITKTKTAMPDAWY; this comes from the coding sequence ATGAGTGACGCGCAGGTAAAAACACGGGGACGCCGGTCCCGTCGTGGCGAGGGCCGCTCTGCCGAACCGGGTCAGAATGCGTATTTAAAGAGGCCCTTCATCAGCCGGAACATCCCGACCTATGATATCCTGTCTGAGGAAAGCCTGGAGCAGATCGAAGCCACGGCAGAGCGGATCATGGCGGAGATTGGCATCGAGTTTCGCGACGACCCGGAGGTGGTGGAACTGTTTCGTGCCGCCGGGGCCCAGGTCACAGACCTCACCGCAGAGAGCTGGAACCTGAAGTTTGCGCCGGGGATGATCCGCCAGATCCTGTCGACGGCGCCCGCGCGGTTTACCCAGGTGGCACGCAATCCCGCCAACACAGTCGAGATCGGCGGTGATGCCATGGTCTTTGCGCCCTCCTATGGATCGCCCTTTGTGATGGATCTCGATAAGGGCAGGCGCTACGGCACCATCGCGGATTTTGAGAACTTCGTGAAACTGGCGCAGATGAGCCCCAACCTGCACCATTCCGGCGGGACAATCTGCGAGCCAACGGATGTGGCGGTGAACAAGCGCCATCTGGATATGGTCTACGCCCATATGCGCTATTCCGATCGCGCCTTTCTGGGATCCATCACCGCGCCAGAGCGGGCGGAGGACAGTATCGAGATGTGCCGCATTCTGTTTGGCGCCGATTTTGTCGACCAGAACTGCGTAATCATGGGCAACTTCAATACGACCTCTCCGATGGTGATGGACGGGGTGACAACGCGGGGTATCCGTATCTATGCGGCGGCGGGGCAGGGGTCGATCCATCTGCCGTTTTTGCTGGGCGGCGCGGTGTCGCCGCTGACCACTGCCGGGGCGGTGGCGCAATGTCTGGCAGAAAGCATGGTGTCCTGCGCCATTACCCAGTTGGTGCGCCCCGGATCACCTGCGGTGCTGGGCTCTTTCATCAGCTCGATGTCGTTGCGCACCGGCTCGCCTACCTTTGGCACGCCAGAGCCCGCGCTGGGCTCGCTTGCCATGGGGCAACTGGCGCGTCGCCTGCAGCTGCCGCTGCGCTGTGCGGGCAACTTTTCAACCTCAAAACTGCCAGACGGGCAGGCGATGCAGCAGGCGATGATGTCGATGATGTCTGCGGTCCAATGTGGCGCCAACTTCATTTTGCACTCAGCCGGGTTTCTCGACGGGCTGTTGTCGATGTCCTACGAGAAATTCATCCTGGATGCGGATCTCTGCGGTGCCCTGCACGCCTACCTCAAAGGCTTTGAGGTGAATGAGGACACGCTGGGCTTTGAGGCGCTGGCCGAAGGAGGGCCGGGGCAGCATCTGTTTGCCACTCAGCATACCCTGCGCCATTACCAGAGCGCCTATTGGGACAGCGCCATGGATGACCAGCAGCCCTGGGAAACCTGGGATGAGCAGGGGGGCGTTGATGCCGCCACCCGCGCCAACAGCCGATGGAAGGCGCAGCTGGCCAGCTATCAAGCCCCCGATCTGGACCCCGGCACCGATGAGGCGCTGCGGGAGTTCATCACCAAAACCAAAACCGCGATGCCAGACGCCTGGTATTGA
- a CDS encoding NADH:flavin oxidoreductase — MSNDPLLQPYTLKHLTLRNRIMTTSHEPAYPEEGMPKQRYAAYHAERAKAGVALTMTAGSAAVSRNSPPVFNNILAYKDEVVPWIRNMTDQVHDHGAAVMIQLTHLGRRTHWNKGDWLPAVSSTRHREPAHHAFPKLAEDWDISRIISDFADAAERMKAGGMDGVEIMTHGHLLDQFISPLTNDLDGPYGRAHLEDRMRLTTDIIAAVRQRVGDDFVLGVRFAPDEAHDGGITPEMGVEIAKILKQTGQVDFLNVNRGRIHTDPAMTDMIPVQGMKNAPHLDFAGSVRAATSMPVFHASKIPDVATARHAVSAGLLDMVGMTRAHMADPHVVRKIIEGREDDIRPCVGATYCLDRIYQAGEALCIHNPATGREVTMPHDILPAPEKKKVVVIGAGPGGLEAARVAAERGHAVTVFEAQPDPGGQIRLTVQNPRRAEMISIIDWRMAQCAARDVEFRFNTWAEAADVTALNPDVVIVATGGMPNSMLHETREEAANVVTSWDIISGDVKPGTNVLIYDESGDHPGVMAAEVAANAGAKVEVMTPDRTFAPDIMAMNLVPYMRALQDKDVRFTVTRRLLSVRPSGNQLTATIGTDYSGHTTEAQYDQVVVNYGTLPLDDLYFDLKELSSNRGEVDQSALIDGRPQSITSNPDGGFQLFRIGDAVAARNTHAAIYDALRLLKDI, encoded by the coding sequence ATGTCCAACGACCCGCTTTTGCAGCCCTACACATTGAAACACCTGACCCTGCGCAATCGGATTATGACCACCAGCCATGAACCTGCCTATCCCGAAGAGGGCATGCCAAAACAGCGCTACGCGGCCTATCACGCAGAACGGGCCAAGGCCGGGGTGGCGCTGACCATGACGGCGGGCTCGGCTGCGGTGTCGCGCAACAGCCCGCCGGTGTTCAACAATATCCTCGCCTACAAGGACGAGGTGGTGCCCTGGATCCGCAACATGACCGATCAGGTGCATGACCACGGCGCGGCGGTGATGATCCAGCTCACCCACCTGGGGCGTCGCACCCATTGGAACAAGGGCGACTGGCTGCCGGCGGTGTCCTCCACCCGCCACCGCGAGCCGGCGCATCATGCCTTCCCAAAACTGGCGGAAGACTGGGATATCTCCCGCATCATTTCCGATTTTGCCGATGCGGCAGAACGCATGAAGGCGGGTGGTATGGACGGGGTTGAGATCATGACCCATGGCCATCTGCTTGATCAGTTTATCTCGCCGCTGACCAATGATCTGGATGGCCCCTATGGACGGGCCCACCTGGAGGACCGGATGCGGCTCACCACCGATATTATTGCCGCCGTGCGCCAGCGCGTCGGCGACGATTTTGTGCTTGGGGTGCGCTTTGCCCCGGATGAGGCCCATGACGGCGGCATCACCCCCGAAATGGGCGTGGAGATTGCCAAGATCCTGAAACAGACGGGCCAGGTGGATTTTCTCAACGTCAACCGTGGGCGTATCCATACCGATCCGGCGATGACCGATATGATCCCGGTACAGGGGATGAAGAATGCGCCGCATCTGGATTTTGCCGGATCGGTGCGTGCCGCCACCAGCATGCCGGTGTTCCATGCCTCCAAAATTCCCGATGTGGCCACGGCGCGCCACGCGGTCTCGGCCGGGTTGCTGGATATGGTGGGGATGACCCGGGCGCATATGGCGGATCCCCATGTGGTGCGCAAAATCATCGAAGGCCGCGAGGATGACATCCGCCCCTGCGTTGGCGCTACCTATTGTCTGGATCGGATCTATCAGGCGGGTGAGGCCCTGTGCATTCACAACCCAGCCACAGGGCGCGAAGTGACCATGCCCCATGACATTCTCCCAGCGCCGGAGAAAAAGAAAGTCGTTGTCATCGGTGCCGGCCCCGGCGGGCTGGAGGCGGCGCGGGTGGCAGCAGAGCGCGGTCATGCGGTGACAGTGTTTGAGGCACAGCCCGATCCTGGTGGCCAGATCCGCCTGACGGTGCAGAACCCGCGCCGCGCCGAGATGATCTCGATCATCGACTGGCGCATGGCGCAATGTGCGGCCCGCGATGTGGAGTTCCGCTTCAACACCTGGGCCGAGGCGGCGGATGTCACGGCGCTTAACCCCGATGTGGTGATCGTCGCCACCGGCGGCATGCCCAACAGCATGTTGCACGAAACCCGCGAGGAGGCCGCCAATGTGGTGACCAGCTGGGACATTATCTCGGGCGATGTAAAGCCGGGGACAAATGTGCTGATCTATGACGAAAGCGGCGATCACCCTGGGGTGATGGCGGCAGAGGTCGCCGCCAATGCCGGTGCCAAGGTAGAGGTGATGACCCCGGATCGCACCTTTGCACCTGATATCATGGCGATGAACCTGGTGCCCTACATGCGGGCGCTGCAAGATAAGGACGTGCGCTTTACCGTCACCCGGCGGCTGCTGTCGGTCAGGCCCAGTGGCAACCAGCTGACGGCGACCATTGGCACTGACTACAGCGGCCACACAACCGAGGCGCAGTATGATCAGGTGGTGGTGAACTATGGCACCCTGCCGCTGGACGATCTGTATTTTGATCTCAAAGAGCTGTCGTCCAACCGGGGTGAAGTGGATCAAAGCGCGCTGATCGACGGACGCCCGCAAAGCATTACCAGCAACCCTGATGGCGGCTTTCAGCTGTTTCGCATCGGCGATGCGGTGGCGGCACGCAATACCCATGCGGCCATCTATGATGCCCTGCGCCTGCTAAAGGATATCTGA
- a CDS encoding NAD(P)-binding domain-containing protein encodes MRLGFIGTGTIASAVVRGVAGQGHDIRISARSKARADALAAEIPEVQIAELQEILDHSEVIFLGLMVQAAPAILDRLTFPADLHVVSFMAGADLEQVSALVAPAQAAAVMMPFPGIAQGGSAIMALGDAELLTRIFVPQNTLFMLRDAGELDAYLCAQAVLSPVARLTAEAANWLGQRVSDPAQGEAFLRILISSSLAGSAAEDLLTALNTPGGYNQRLRHHMEAAGMHKDLAAGLDALQG; translated from the coding sequence ATGCGTCTTGGGTTTATCGGCACCGGAACCATTGCCTCTGCTGTTGTGCGTGGGGTGGCCGGGCAGGGCCATGACATCCGCATCAGCGCCCGCAGCAAGGCGCGCGCGGACGCCCTCGCTGCGGAGATCCCGGAAGTGCAGATCGCCGAGTTGCAAGAGATCCTGGATCACAGCGAGGTGATCTTCCTTGGCCTGATGGTGCAAGCCGCCCCTGCCATCCTTGACCGCCTGACCTTCCCAGCAGATCTGCATGTGGTCTCCTTTATGGCGGGCGCTGATCTGGAGCAGGTCTCCGCACTGGTTGCCCCGGCTCAGGCTGCGGCGGTGATGATGCCCTTTCCGGGTATTGCACAAGGCGGGTCCGCCATCATGGCGCTGGGGGATGCTGAGCTGCTGACCCGGATCTTTGTGCCGCAAAATACCCTGTTCATGCTGCGCGACGCAGGCGAGCTGGACGCCTACCTCTGTGCCCAGGCTGTCCTGTCGCCTGTGGCGCGGCTAACGGCGGAGGCGGCCAACTGGCTGGGGCAACGTGTTTCTGACCCGGCACAGGGAGAAGCCTTTTTGCGGATACTGATTTCCAGCTCATTGGCTGGCAGCGCTGCTGAGGATCTGCTCACGGCCTTGAATACGCCTGGCGGCTACAACCAACGCCTGCGCCACCATATGGAAGCGGCAGGCATGCACAAAGATCTTGCCGCCGGTCTGGACGCTTTGCAGGGCTGA
- a CDS encoding recombinase family protein, translating to METPDVFLPAPRGGAWKVNTIYGNAGRGTGILNIQLYAGTRVWNRLNYRKDPETDKRVSRKRDEAELLTCDVPELRIIEPALWDAVKARQGTQRKTLKKSAPVALRRKKYLLSGLVQCGKCGGNMTVAGTGARRAYYCANAKEKGATVCTGLPGIRIDKLQPLVLAGLRDELMMPEAVARFSEEYRRHIVEVNQTRHEETAVLRHAIAQQQKSINGCLRAFRDDRAKERIYDMLVEAEATKKELTARAVGCVIFHIWGLYWEGDCRCASRPGLLPRVWNVVRLCYCCLLWRVAPP from the coding sequence ATGGAGACCCCAGATGTATTCCTCCCTGCCCCGCGCGGCGGAGCCTGGAAGGTCAACACCATTTACGGCAACGCCGGACGCGGCACCGGGATTCTGAACATCCAGCTTTACGCTGGCACGCGGGTCTGGAACCGGCTCAACTATCGCAAGGATCCAGAGACCGACAAACGCGTGTCCCGCAAGCGGGATGAGGCTGAACTTCTCACCTGCGACGTGCCCGAGCTTCGGATCATAGAACCGGCGCTCTGGGACGCCGTCAAGGCGCGCCAGGGCACACAGCGCAAGACCCTGAAGAAGTCGGCTCCCGTCGCCCTGCGGCGCAAGAAGTATCTGCTGTCCGGACTTGTCCAATGCGGCAAGTGCGGCGGCAACATGACTGTCGCTGGGACCGGGGCACGGCGTGCCTACTACTGTGCCAACGCCAAAGAAAAGGGCGCTACTGTCTGCACGGGTCTCCCAGGCATTCGCATAGATAAGTTGCAACCCCTGGTCCTTGCCGGGCTCAGAGATGAGTTGATGATGCCTGAGGCGGTCGCACGGTTCTCCGAAGAGTATCGGCGCCATATCGTGGAGGTGAACCAAACGAGGCATGAAGAGACTGCGGTCCTACGTCATGCGATCGCACAGCAGCAAAAATCGATCAACGGATGTCTGCGCGCTTTCAGGGATGATCGTGCAAAAGAGAGAATCTATGACATGCTGGTGGAGGCTGAGGCGACCAAGAAGGAGCTGACAGCACGGGCAGTGGGTTGTGTTATTTTTCACATTTGGGGATTGTATTGGGAGGGAGATTGTCGCTGTGCTTCGCGCCCCGGTCTGCTTCCACGGGTTTGGAATGTAGTGCGGCTCTGCTACTGTTGTTTGCTGTGGCGTGTAGCACCACCGTAG
- a CDS encoding AraC family transcriptional regulator produces the protein MFLEQGHLTSGEAEIVTVGPALCFWPQNQHQTLSLNAGSRAVILGLSDTIILDAIGARSESVHLRMLVEQTFAAPLPHDTDIDQIRTLFAWFAAEQAKEEGQSPMSLAAFLRLMLICALRAHQPEPIAKGAEKTSILRRFRHLVELHYRDHWPVSRYATELGIDYDRLHRTCKRKTGRSPAELVHERLTAEAKARLENSGSPLKKIAADLGFADATRFSHFFKRRTDMSPGAYRAIVSRPDGEDLVELRRGFSDWP, from the coding sequence ATGTTTCTGGAGCAGGGCCATTTGACTTCCGGCGAAGCAGAAATTGTTACCGTCGGTCCAGCTCTTTGTTTTTGGCCACAAAACCAACATCAAACTCTGAGCCTGAATGCGGGGTCCCGCGCTGTTATTCTGGGTTTGAGTGACACGATTATTCTCGATGCGATCGGCGCCCGCTCCGAATCGGTGCATCTAAGAATGCTCGTTGAACAGACGTTTGCCGCTCCGCTGCCCCATGACACAGACATCGACCAGATTCGCACACTTTTCGCTTGGTTTGCTGCAGAGCAGGCGAAGGAAGAAGGGCAGTCACCCATGTCTCTCGCGGCCTTTTTGCGTCTTATGCTCATCTGCGCGCTAAGGGCCCACCAGCCCGAACCCATCGCAAAAGGTGCAGAGAAAACGAGTATTCTGCGACGGTTTCGACATCTGGTCGAACTACATTATCGAGATCACTGGCCGGTCTCCCGCTATGCGACAGAATTGGGAATAGACTACGATCGGCTGCATCGAACCTGCAAAAGAAAAACTGGCCGTAGCCCCGCCGAACTTGTTCATGAGCGACTGACAGCAGAGGCCAAGGCCCGCCTTGAAAACTCTGGCTCGCCTCTGAAAAAGATCGCCGCTGATCTGGGCTTTGCGGACGCCACACGGTTTTCACACTTCTTCAAACGCCGCACCGACATGTCTCCGGGAGCATATCGTGCGATTGTTTCACGGCCAGACGGAGAAGACCTTGTTGAACTAAGACGTGGATTCTCTGACTGGCCATAA